A window of the Myripristis murdjan chromosome 15, fMyrMur1.1, whole genome shotgun sequence genome harbors these coding sequences:
- the LOC115372434 gene encoding protein FAM111A-like isoform X1 — translation MDLLTRAQDGQVENSPVKLQQQATSCEAHRFSRRSETSFPNPQNMAEGDGKHKMNPEPSQARVKEEKEDCDLQINPAPSVAKVKQEKEDYDSQDGHSHQFNFKFSDKDRMYTLNPVCPATVLEALKTHSEYNAKKYKDENVVITLSMQDRQVAVATHFPCHLIEDDKVLEIYKTSKKVEEIKPDQETPSQGDYVTFFIDKTGGANTTTKQLLRSNTNNQFDYLCVYAEKRMTVEEALKRDGRFIDNLSNFTLSDEADSDSLTYHTQSVEKLDGKFFKICLPRTQGPENIIAKSIVSGKKRISQTKQKNQEASHDSQNSSKTSGANEALLDLVSWSGKNVKSVSNDDEETLKLLREQFPALKKLMESRFPGDSLQKALNLKKENFGKIQQAFSEVHRVRQLLASSESVCKVIVENFCQGTGFILFDNFILTNGHLLKDCDERLEDTMQLPTDVYAVFNYEKPSGGDWFRFKVKKTIIDFSYSGGSELDYAILELDRDTLAVGPDTKASRAQKKLPPGLLKKCGPVPKNGEACIIGHPAGGVKQMDPTCIIEKEKRGEAALSHYKDTLLTLHSIKQVLNQGIMNIMQGGPNVDKVGTYNTFMYHGSSGSPVFDAHCRVFGLHTAGFTYGFSGNEKSVIEYAHPLIDIFKNFVMKLKDRKDDKLLQRVLKEVENNPHLKEVGESNSDDEPMETDG, via the exons GATTTATTGACCAGAGCACAGGACGGCCAGGTGGAAAACTCACCAGTCAAACTCCAGCAGCAGGCTACATCCTGTGAAGCACATCGGTTTTCACGCAG GAGTGAGACGTCTTTCCCGAATCCTCAGAACATGGCAGAGGGAGACGGCAAACACAAG ATGAATCCAGAACCCAGTCAAGCACgggtgaaggaggagaaggaggactGTGACTTACAG ATAAATCCAGCACCCAGTGTAGCGAAAGTgaagcaggagaaggaggacTATGACTCACAG GATGGACATTCCCATCAATTCAACTTTAAATTCAGTGACAAAGACAGAATGTATACCCTTAACCCTGTTTGCCCTGCCACAGTCCTAGAGGCCCTGAAAACACATAGTGAATATAATGCAAAGAAATATaaagatgaaaatgttgtgATTACATTGTCCATGCAAGACAGGCAAGTTGCTGTTGCAACGCATTTCCCTTGTCATTTAATTGAAGATGATAAAGTGCTggaaatatataaaacatcaaaaaaggTTGAAGAGATCAAACCAGACCAAGAGACACCTTCACAGGGCGACTATGTTACGTTCTTCATTGATAAAACTGGAGGAGCAAACACCAC aacaaagcagcTGTTAAGAAGTAACACTAACAACCAGTTTGATTATCTGTGTGTCTATGCAGAGAAGAGGATGACTGTGGAAGAAGCACTCAAAAGAGATGGTCGCTTCATTGATAACCTCAGCAACTTCACCTTGTCTGATGAGGCAGACTCAGACAGTCTTACTTACCACACTCAGTCAGTTGAAAAGCTAGATGGAAAGTTCTTTAAGATATGTCTTCCACGAACACAAGGTCCAGAAAATATAATAGCCAAATCCATTGTCTCTGGCAAAAAACGAATATCACAAACTAAGCAGAAAAACCAAGAGGCATCACATGATTCACAAAACAGTAGCAAGACGTCAGGGGCAAATGAAGCACTCTTAGATCTAGTTAGTTGGAGTGGCAAGAATGTCAAGAGTGTCAGcaatgatgatgaagaaactttaaaactCCTACGTGAGCAGTTTCCAGCTCTTAAGAAATTGATGGAGAGTCGATTTCCTGGTGATTCTCTTCAGAAAGCTCTGAatctaaagaaagaaaactttgGCAAGATCCAACAGGCATTTAGTGAAGTTCACAGAGTCAGGCAGCTGCTAGCATCTAGCGAGTCAGTTTGCAAAGTCATTGTTGAGAATTTTTGTCAGGGTACTGGCTTTATACTGTTTGATAACTTCATCTTGACTAATGGTCATTTACTCAAAGACTGTGATGAAAGGCTGGAGGATACGATGCAGTTACCTACAGATGTTTATGCTGTATTTAACTATGAAAAACCATCTGGTGGAGATTGGTTTAGATTCAAAGTTAAGAAAACAATCATTGACTTCAGTTATAGTGGTGGATCTGAACTGGATTATGCCATACTTGAGCTTGACCGTGACACACTGGCAGTAGGTCCTGACACAAAGGCCTCTCGGGCACAAAAGAAGCTTCCACCAGGACTACTTAAGAAATGTGGTCCAGTACCTAAAAATGGTGAAGCCTGCATTATCGGTCACCCTGCAGGTGGTGTGAAACAAATGGATCCCACATGTATCAttgagaaagagaagagaggggaggcaGCACTCAGTCATTACAAAGACACTCTGTTAACTCTCCATTCAATCAAACAAGTGCTAAATCAAGGCATTATGAACATCATGCAGGGTGGACCTAATGTGGACAAAGTAGGGACCTACAACACTTTCATGTATCATGGCTCCTCTGGCTCCCCAGTGTTTGATGCTCATTGCAGGGTGTTTGGTTTGCACACTGCTGGCTTTACCTATGGGTTTTCAGGGAATGAAAAGAGTGTGATAGAGTACGCCCATCCTCTGATTGACATATTTAAGAACTTTGTGATGAAGCTGAAGGACAGAAAAGATGACAAGCTTTTGCAGAGAGTTTTGAAAGAAGTAGAGAACAACCCACATTTGAAAGAGGTGGGTGAGTCCAACAGTGATGATGAGCCAATGGAGACTGATGGATAG
- the LOC115372434 gene encoding protein FAM111A-like isoform X2, translating to MAEGDGKHKMNPEPSQARVKEEKEDCDLQINPAPSVAKVKQEKEDYDSQDGHSHQFNFKFSDKDRMYTLNPVCPATVLEALKTHSEYNAKKYKDENVVITLSMQDRQVAVATHFPCHLIEDDKVLEIYKTSKKVEEIKPDQETPSQGDYVTFFIDKTGGANTTTKQLLRSNTNNQFDYLCVYAEKRMTVEEALKRDGRFIDNLSNFTLSDEADSDSLTYHTQSVEKLDGKFFKICLPRTQGPENIIAKSIVSGKKRISQTKQKNQEASHDSQNSSKTSGANEALLDLVSWSGKNVKSVSNDDEETLKLLREQFPALKKLMESRFPGDSLQKALNLKKENFGKIQQAFSEVHRVRQLLASSESVCKVIVENFCQGTGFILFDNFILTNGHLLKDCDERLEDTMQLPTDVYAVFNYEKPSGGDWFRFKVKKTIIDFSYSGGSELDYAILELDRDTLAVGPDTKASRAQKKLPPGLLKKCGPVPKNGEACIIGHPAGGVKQMDPTCIIEKEKRGEAALSHYKDTLLTLHSIKQVLNQGIMNIMQGGPNVDKVGTYNTFMYHGSSGSPVFDAHCRVFGLHTAGFTYGFSGNEKSVIEYAHPLIDIFKNFVMKLKDRKDDKLLQRVLKEVENNPHLKEVGESNSDDEPMETDG from the exons ATGGCAGAGGGAGACGGCAAACACAAG ATGAATCCAGAACCCAGTCAAGCACgggtgaaggaggagaaggaggactGTGACTTACAG ATAAATCCAGCACCCAGTGTAGCGAAAGTgaagcaggagaaggaggacTATGACTCACAG GATGGACATTCCCATCAATTCAACTTTAAATTCAGTGACAAAGACAGAATGTATACCCTTAACCCTGTTTGCCCTGCCACAGTCCTAGAGGCCCTGAAAACACATAGTGAATATAATGCAAAGAAATATaaagatgaaaatgttgtgATTACATTGTCCATGCAAGACAGGCAAGTTGCTGTTGCAACGCATTTCCCTTGTCATTTAATTGAAGATGATAAAGTGCTggaaatatataaaacatcaaaaaaggTTGAAGAGATCAAACCAGACCAAGAGACACCTTCACAGGGCGACTATGTTACGTTCTTCATTGATAAAACTGGAGGAGCAAACACCAC aacaaagcagcTGTTAAGAAGTAACACTAACAACCAGTTTGATTATCTGTGTGTCTATGCAGAGAAGAGGATGACTGTGGAAGAAGCACTCAAAAGAGATGGTCGCTTCATTGATAACCTCAGCAACTTCACCTTGTCTGATGAGGCAGACTCAGACAGTCTTACTTACCACACTCAGTCAGTTGAAAAGCTAGATGGAAAGTTCTTTAAGATATGTCTTCCACGAACACAAGGTCCAGAAAATATAATAGCCAAATCCATTGTCTCTGGCAAAAAACGAATATCACAAACTAAGCAGAAAAACCAAGAGGCATCACATGATTCACAAAACAGTAGCAAGACGTCAGGGGCAAATGAAGCACTCTTAGATCTAGTTAGTTGGAGTGGCAAGAATGTCAAGAGTGTCAGcaatgatgatgaagaaactttaaaactCCTACGTGAGCAGTTTCCAGCTCTTAAGAAATTGATGGAGAGTCGATTTCCTGGTGATTCTCTTCAGAAAGCTCTGAatctaaagaaagaaaactttgGCAAGATCCAACAGGCATTTAGTGAAGTTCACAGAGTCAGGCAGCTGCTAGCATCTAGCGAGTCAGTTTGCAAAGTCATTGTTGAGAATTTTTGTCAGGGTACTGGCTTTATACTGTTTGATAACTTCATCTTGACTAATGGTCATTTACTCAAAGACTGTGATGAAAGGCTGGAGGATACGATGCAGTTACCTACAGATGTTTATGCTGTATTTAACTATGAAAAACCATCTGGTGGAGATTGGTTTAGATTCAAAGTTAAGAAAACAATCATTGACTTCAGTTATAGTGGTGGATCTGAACTGGATTATGCCATACTTGAGCTTGACCGTGACACACTGGCAGTAGGTCCTGACACAAAGGCCTCTCGGGCACAAAAGAAGCTTCCACCAGGACTACTTAAGAAATGTGGTCCAGTACCTAAAAATGGTGAAGCCTGCATTATCGGTCACCCTGCAGGTGGTGTGAAACAAATGGATCCCACATGTATCAttgagaaagagaagagaggggaggcaGCACTCAGTCATTACAAAGACACTCTGTTAACTCTCCATTCAATCAAACAAGTGCTAAATCAAGGCATTATGAACATCATGCAGGGTGGACCTAATGTGGACAAAGTAGGGACCTACAACACTTTCATGTATCATGGCTCCTCTGGCTCCCCAGTGTTTGATGCTCATTGCAGGGTGTTTGGTTTGCACACTGCTGGCTTTACCTATGGGTTTTCAGGGAATGAAAAGAGTGTGATAGAGTACGCCCATCCTCTGATTGACATATTTAAGAACTTTGTGATGAAGCTGAAGGACAGAAAAGATGACAAGCTTTTGCAGAGAGTTTTGAAAGAAGTAGAGAACAACCCACATTTGAAAGAGGTGGGTGAGTCCAACAGTGATGATGAGCCAATGGAGACTGATGGATAG